The nucleotide sequence GAGGCGCACCCACTGCGGTACGGCGAGGGAGGGGAACGATGCCGGGGCGGATGCAGCGGGCCTCGAATGCCGGGATCTGAGGGAATGGAGCCCTGGAGGCCGGTGCGCAGCCGTGCAGGTTCACCGCACGGCGAGCCACGAACGGAGCCCTCTCTCCGAGGCGACGTAGCTGGAGGGGAAGTCCCGGAGCGTAGCGGCTTCCGGGGCAGGGTTGGGTTCGTTACCGTATTTTGATGGGGAGCACTCAGGAAGAAAGGGGTTGAGGGATGGCTGCCAGCAAAGGGCACGACGTCAAGGATCTGAAGCTCGCCGCCGCGGGGAAGAACCGCGTCGAGTGGGCCAAGAAGGACATGCCGGTGCTCCGCTCCATCGGGGCGCGGTTCGCGAAAGAGAAGCCGTTGAAGGGCGTCCGGATCGCCGCCTGCCTCCACGTGACCACGGAGACCGCGGCGCTCATGCAGGTGCTGGCGGCGGGCGGGGCGAAGGTCGCCCTGTGCGCCTCCAATCCCCTTTCGACGCAGGACGAGGCCGCCGCCTCCCTCGTGAAAAACGACGGCATCACCGTCTACGCGATCAAGGGGGAGAACCGGAAGACGTATTACCGGCATATTCTCGCGGCCCTCGCCGTACGGCCCCATATGACGATGGACGACGGGGCGGACCTGGTATCGATGGTCCACTCGGAAAAGAAGGAGTACCTGAAGGAGATCGTCGGGGGCACCGAGGAAACGACCACGGGCGTCATCCGGTTGAGCGCGATGGGAGAGAAGGGGGTCCTGCGGTACCCCATCATCGCGGTGAACGAGGCGAAGACGAAGCACTTCTTCGACAACCGGTACGGAACGGGGCAGTCGACGCTCGACGGCATCCTCCGGGCGACGAATCGGTTGCTGGCGGGGAGCTGTTTCGTCGTGGCCGGCTACGGCTGGTGCGGACGGGGGCTGGCGATGCGGGCCCGGGGAATGGGCGCGCGCGTGGTCGTCACCGAAGTCGATCCCCTTCCGGCGCTCGAGGCGCTGATGGACGGCTTCGAGGTCGTGCCGATGGCCGAGGCGGCAAAGGTCGGGGACTTCTTCTGCACCGTCACCGGGAACCTGCACGTGGTCCGCAGGGAGCATTTCGAGCGGATGAAGGACGGGGCGATCGTGTGCAACTCCGGCCACTTCAACGTCGAGATCGACATCCCCGCGCTGGCGAAGATGTCGAAGTCGGTTCGCACAGTCAGGCCGTTCGTCGAGGAGTACGTTCTGAAGGACGGACGCGCGATCCATATCCTGGGAGAGGGCCGGCTGATCAACCTGGCGGCCGCGGAAGGCCACCCGGCGAACGTGATGGACATGAGCTTCGCCAACCAGGCGCTTTCGGCGGAGTATATGGCCCGGAACCACGGGGCGCTGTCGAACATCGTCCACATGGTTCCCGAGGCGATCGACCGGGAGATCGCCCGGCTCAAGCTTGCGTCCTCCGGCACCCGGATCGACCGCCTCACGCCGGAGCAGCGAGACTACCTCGCCTCCTGGGAAATGGGGACCTGAGCGCTCCCCGTCATCAATACGGGAACGTAGACGCCGGGCGCCGCACTACCGACCCGCGCCACGGAACAGCGCGGCTCCTGAGGCGGCGAAGAGGACCCCGGGGAGCCACGCGGCGAGCAGGGCCGGGAGCATCCCTTTCCTGCCCAGCGAGAGGGACGTCGACAAGACGACCCAGCAGGCGAACCCCACCAGGAGTCCGAGCCCGATGCTGCGCCAGACGCCGCCCGACCGGGGCGAGCGCAGGGCGAAGGGGATCGCCAGCATGCTGATGAGGACGTTCAGCAGGGGGTAGGCGATCTTCGCGTGCAGGTCGGTTTCGTACCCTCTGGCCTCGAACCCCTTCCGATGCAGTTCACCGACGTACCTCGTGAGTTGCGCGTAGGTCATCTCCTCGGGAGGGGTTTCCCCCTCGATGAATCCGTCCATCGTTTCCGGGAACCGGTATGTCCGGAGGAGAAACGCCGCCACCGACGGCGTTTCTCCGAGGACCCGCTCTTTCCCTTCCGCAAGTTCCCACGCGCCATCGGGAAGGAGACGGGCCCGCCGGGACTCGATCCTGCGCAGCGGGCGGAAATCCGGATCCACCTCGATGTACTGGAACCCCCGCAGCGACCGGGACGGGCCGTCCACGACCTGGGCGGAGAGGATCCCGCGCTCGCCACGCATCCAGTAACGGTTTCCCGAGAACTGCGCCGCCACCTTTCCCGGCCGAACGCGGAGGCGCTCGATCTCCCGGGCATGTCGGTTCGCGGCCGGGGCCAGCACCTCGGAGCAGAGCAGCGACAGGGCCGACACCAGGGCGCACCCGACCAGAATCGGTACGCAGGCGCGGGAAAGGCTTATCCCTCCGGAGAAGATCGCCGTCAGCTCGTTCGAGCGCACGCGCAGGGAGACGGCGATGAGCACGGCCAGCATCGTCCCGACCGGG is from Deltaproteobacteria bacterium CG2_30_66_27 and encodes:
- a CDS encoding LPS export ABC transporter permease LptG, whose amino-acid sequence is MTILSRYLFREFLRASAVCILGFLLLFLLIDFVDHAEKLLRHNAGLQEIVWYYLTRVPGIFVLISPVGTMLAVLIAVSLRVRSNELTAIFSGGISLSRACVPILVGCALVSALSLLCSEVLAPAANRHAREIERLRVRPGKVAAQFSGNRYWMRGERGILSAQVVDGPSRSLRGFQYIEVDPDFRPLRRIESRRARLLPDGAWELAEGKERVLGETPSVAAFLLRTYRFPETMDGFIEGETPPEEMTYAQLTRYVGELHRKGFEARGYETDLHAKIAYPLLNVLISMLAIPFALRSPRSGGVWRSIGLGLLVGFACWVVLSTSLSLGRKGMLPALLAAWLPGVLFAASGAALFRGAGR
- a CDS encoding adenosylhomocysteinase, with the protein product MAASKGHDVKDLKLAAAGKNRVEWAKKDMPVLRSIGARFAKEKPLKGVRIAACLHVTTETAALMQVLAAGGAKVALCASNPLSTQDEAAASLVKNDGITVYAIKGENRKTYYRHILAALAVRPHMTMDDGADLVSMVHSEKKEYLKEIVGGTEETTTGVIRLSAMGEKGVLRYPIIAVNEAKTKHFFDNRYGTGQSTLDGILRATNRLLAGSCFVVAGYGWCGRGLAMRARGMGARVVVTEVDPLPALEALMDGFEVVPMAEAAKVGDFFCTVTGNLHVVRREHFERMKDGAIVCNSGHFNVEIDIPALAKMSKSVRTVRPFVEEYVLKDGRAIHILGEGRLINLAAAEGHPANVMDMSFANQALSAEYMARNHGALSNIVHMVPEAIDREIARLKLASSGTRIDRLTPEQRDYLASWEMGT